From the Daucus carota subsp. sativus chromosome 8, DH1 v3.0, whole genome shotgun sequence genome, one window contains:
- the LOC108198668 gene encoding transcription termination factor MTEF1, chloroplastic: protein MILHLPQTLIFCPKLSLNPKPSPQFLNCSSPLENPTSDSGLRFRSKLLYLQSLNVNPTKALQLNPNLRSTPIKSFKFIESCLYSFGLERSELGRILDMYPQLLTCEPYTDLYPVLDFLLNDVKIPFPAVRKAVIRCPRLLICDVGMQLRPTLWFLRKIGFVGSNSITWQTTLLLVSNVEGTLMPKLDYLMSLGLKYEEVVNMVLRSPALLTYSVENNLKPKVEYFLDEMNGDLADLKRFPQYFSFSLERKIKRRHQLLCEHCLSLPLSDMLKPSDGEFSAHLVERRLRLFVGRIL, encoded by the coding sequence ATGATTTTACACCTCCCCCAAACCTTAATATTTTGCCCAAAATTAtccttaaaccctaaacccagTCCCCAATTCCTCAATTGCTCTTCACCCCTTGAAAACCCAACCTCCGATTCGGGTCTCCGATTCCGCTCCAAGCTTCTCTATCTCCAATCCCTAAATGTCAATCCCACTAAAGCCCTTCaattaaaccctaatttacGATCAACCCCAATTAAGTCATTCAAATTCATTGAGAGTTGTTTATATTCATTCGGTTTAGAACGCTCCGAATTGGGTCGGATTCTTGATATGTATCCACAGCTTCTTACATGTGAACCTTACACTGACCTCTACCCTGTTCTTGACTTTTTGTTGAATGATGTTAAAATCCCGTTTCCCGCTGTTCGAAAAGCGGTGATTAGGTGTCCTAGACTGCTTATTTGTGATGTGGGAATGCAGTTGAGACCTACATTGTGGTTTTTGAGGAAGATTGGGTTTGTGGGGTCTAATTCGATTACGTGGCAAACTACATTGTTGTTGGTTTCGAATGTGGAAGGGACTTTGATGCCCAAATTGGATTATTTGATGAGTTTGGGGCTTAAGTATGAGGAAGTGGTGAATATGGTGTTGAGGTCTCCCGCGTTGTTGACTTATAGTGTAGAGAATAATTTGAAACCGAAAGTTGAGTACTTTTTGGATGAAATGAATGGGGATTTGGCGGATTTGAAGAGGTTTCCTCAGTATTTTTCGTTTAGTTTGGAGCGAAAGATAAAAAGGCGGCATCAGCTTTTGTGCGAGCATTGTCTTTCATTGCCTTTGTCGGACATGTTGAAGCCAAGTGATGGGGAGTTTAGTGCACATTTGGTTGAAAGGAGACTTCGGTTGTTTGTTGGGAGAATATTGTAg